TTAGGCTATGCTCATGAAGAATTCGGCTACAAACTCTAGGATCCTATTAACCGAAAAATAGTCAAAAGTGGGAACGTGGTATTTCTTGAAGATCAGACAATCAAGAACGTCGAGAAGCACGAGAAATCTCAATCAACAGAAGAATACCCTGTTGATCTTGGCCCGAACGCTCCTCACATTAGTTCCAATCAACCCGTGAATGGCAATCTAGTTGTAGATATTCTCCCAAGGAGTATGTGATGCTTATGGGCAGGGTAGAATTTGAGAACTACCAAGAAGCTGTTTTCCATGAGCACAAAGAGGAGTGGTTAAAAGCTATGCAAGAGGACATGGAATCCTTAGATGAAAATCATATTTATGATTTAGTCAAATTGTAACAAGGAAGGAAAGCTCTCAAAAATAAGTGGGTGTTTAGACTAAAGACTAAAAAAAGTAACTCAAAACCATGATATAAATCAAGGTTGGTTGTAAAGAAATTTGCTCAGAAGAAAGATATCGCATTCCACAAAATATTTTAACCTGTGGTTAAAATGTCATCTATCCAAGTTGTCATTGGCTTGGCATCAAGCTTGACCGCTATGTTTTTACATGGAGATCTAAACAAAGAGATTTGCATGGATCAACTGGAAGGTTTCAAAATCATAGCAATAAGAACCTTGGGTGTAGACTGGGAAGGAGTCTTTATGGGCTTAAGCAGGCACCAAGACAATGGTATCAATTCGTTCATGGAAGAAAATGGGTTCAACAAAACCACCGTTGATCACTACGTGTCTATCAAGAAATTTACTGATGATAATTTCCTCATTCTTTtactttatgttgatgatatgctaatTGTTGGCCAAGATAAAAGCAAGATAAACAAACTTAAAGAAGAAAGTAAGTAAGTCCTTTGCAATGAAGGATTTGGGACCCACAAAACAAATTCTTAGGATGGAAATATTCTGAGACAAGCAGAATTGTAAACTTTTATTATCTAAAGAACAATATGTTAATAAAGTTCTTTAAAGATTCAACATCAATAAATCCAAAACAGTTTATTCTCCACTTGCAAATCACTTCAAACTCAGTTTGGAGCAATGCCCAAAAAGTgagacaaaaaagaaggaaatggaaaaGGTTCCTTATGTATCAGCAAATGGCAGTCTAATGTACGCGATGATATGCACGAGGCCTAACATCGCCTAGGCAATTGATGTGGTAAACAGTTTCCTATCCAATCCTAGTAAGGAACATTGGACAATCATCAAATGGATATTCGGGTATCTTTGAGGTACTTCTAATAATTGTATATGTTTTGGTGATGGTAAAACTATGTTAAAAAGTTTTTTGGATGTTAGACATGGCAAGGGATATGGACTCAAGAAAGTCTACACCGAGGTACTTAATGACTTTTAGGGGGGGAGCAATTTCATGATAATCTCGACTACAAAAGTGTGTTGCCCTATCTACTATCGAAGCAAAGTATATTGCAATAATAGAAGCATGCAAAGAACTCTTGTGGATGAAGAAGTTTCTACAAGAATTGAGCCACAACCAAACAAGTATATCTTGTACTCGGATAGTCAAAATGCAATACACCTCAGCAAAAATGCAACTTTCCACTCCAGGTTCAAACACACTGATATCATATATTATTGGATATGTGATGCGTTGAAAGAAAAAGCCTTACAACTAAAGAAAATATACATTGACAACAACGGCTCAAATATGATGGCAAAATCTCTATCTACAGTGAAGATGCAAGCTTGTCAAATTTTTGCAAGTTTGACACCCTCTCCAAATTGctcgtgagggggagatttaTTGAGTAGGTCACTCCCAATTGAAGAGGCCAATGCGATTATGTATATCTGTAGTAGAATATGTGTAGTAGTGAGTGTGTAAAAGTAaaacgttaaaaaaaaataggaggaaagaaaatcaagagagtTCAGGAGATAAAGTTTCTAATGGAAAATGAAGTTATTCATTCTCGGCAAGTTTCGAGATCCGGGACTTGCAACTATGAAACTTAGGACAAGGGTGGCTTGAGCTTTGAGCTCATGGCTATAGGCATGATTGATGAATATGAGTGGCTACTTACGAATCATAATTTTTACATTATTGCAAGCTGCATCTGcagtttgtgtgtgtgtgtgtgtgtgtgtgtgtgtgtgtgtgtgtgtgagagagagagagagagagagagagagagagagagaagattaaaGGTgtatttgttttgtgaaatttttttacattgttGCAAGCTGCATCTGCagtttttgtgtgtgtgtatgtgtgtgtgtgtgagagagagagagagagagagatagaagaTTAAAGGTgtatttgttttgtgaaaaaagaataatttgaaatgcattttcttaaataaaaaaaaaaacgtttgtGTAGCTTGAAATGATTAGTCAGTAAAAAATATCCTCATGATCAAAAACAAtatatatctaaacatttttgtttttcattcatgtgtttttataaatgatacaggtgatgatttttcttgaaaaatatttttaaattattcattttttgcgaGATAAATAAAGCCTAAATTTAGCAATTATTCAATGGTGTCATTGCCATGCTTGTCAGTGATTTTTGAGTAGAAAGAGAGTAGGACGGATTTGATTAGACAAAAGTAGATAGACACTAGGGACATATTTCCTCCGAAAAGggtaatttaaatttttcctaatttggctatttctatttttttttttttttttttttgcgcctTTTTAATGTGCAAAAGTTAGAATTAAAGTTTCTAATGGAAAGTGAAGTTATTCATTCTCGGGAGGTTGCACATGGCATGTTGATATGTCTAAGATCTTGGCAAAAGATGGTTCAGtttgctgaaatttttctttttgaaagtaGTCTAGATTCCATGCATAGACAATGTAAGTGTCCTGTAATTCTTGGCATGTGCATAAATCTAATAAGTagagtaaaaatatttttctttttcttctatgaTTGAGACAATAAGAATGTTCTAACGCACTTGTTGAGAAAAATCTGCTATATTTTTACCatgacaaaatattaaaatcttACTATTATGTGTATTTAAGCATGCAAAACTTCTGTATATACACACATCATATGGAAATAACCTCAACGAGACATCTAGAACATCGTAAGGCTTTGGCTCAGTAGAAGGAAAACAAGCTATTCAAAGGAAACGTATCTAAGGACCTTGGTCAAAGCATGGATGTGGGTGAACAACTTATAGAGCATGAGAATTTCCATTTGTTTGGAAGACCATATggcaaaaaatcatgaaaagtcTAGAATGACCATTTTGCAAAAGCAGCAAACAATGTAGATAGATGGCTTCACATATGAGCTTCTATGGTCTTACTAGAACCTTCTAAATTTGAATTACACTATAATGGTGTTTCACAATTATCTTCAAATGTTGAAATCTGCCCAAAGCAACTGGAGTAAGACAAAACATTGTTtgtgaaaatagaaaagatgtCAGGTAAAGTGCAGAAGCCAAGTGTACAATGCTCGGCAGATAATGATgggatttattatattttatacaACACTCGGtagatattatataaatattcacTCCATTACAATTTTTGCAAAACCCAATCACAATCTTCTCCCTTCTCTCATTCTTCCCAAGATCATCACTTTCTCAGACCTTGTTGTTTTACTTATCTTTCCTCTATGCCGGAGCAATGTTCCTAGTATTTCTCGACAAGGTGAATGTGACACTCTAGATTTTCCGACCCTAAAATTAGGAATGGATTAACATGGGCTTGGAATTTTGAAAGTTGGGCAGAGCAACTAGCCCAGTGGACTGTGTGAGGGCCGCAAGCGTCGGCTTGATGGGCCAAGTGATGGGCCATGAGTTGGGCCAACATGGAAGAGCCGTGATTTGGGCCTAGTGGGCGGTGAATTGGGCCCGGTGGATCGAGGGTGTGTATGTGAGGTCTGGCTTGAGTAGAAAAGACTCTACTTCAATGGGGTGAGAATTTTAGATTAGTCATGCATGAATTTGATTTAGGAACTTGCTAAATTATGCATGATCATGATCCcttgtaaattatttttaacaTTCTCCTTGTGATTCCTCTTAATTTTCGGTCGTAGACCAAATTTTGCGACATCAATGTGCCATTGAGACTAAGGAAAGCTAATAGGACCTTGCATTTCTTGTAAGGCCGTGATTTGTAGGGACAGGGATggagaaaagtgaaaatattagAAGTTAATGATTTAGTCAAACAAAAATTAGGACTTAACCCAAATTCACCCCTCTCCTCCCCTCGGTGGACGGCAAGTGTGATGCATGAAGATATTTCATGCAAGAAACAACCCCTCCTATCTTTTCAAGGTTTCCTTCGGTTGCCGAAAATTTCCCTGGGATCACAAAATTATCATTGGCCTTTGGTATCATGAGTTGCATGGGAACTCATGAAAACCTAAGGAGCATTCTCAAGGTACATGTCATTTCCCTCTGCTCTCACCCCTTCTCCAAcgtgcactctctctctctctctctctctctcatttctttctcttcttcctcctcggtTCATCTGAATAGCATTCCTCTTTTCCTCTAAGATTTCTCTCGATTCTGGGCTCTAGAAGTGCACCACCTCGCAAACACAATAAGAAAGGAAGCCGAACAACCACCGGGTAAGGAAATGGTAGGGTACTAAGCTAGGATTATTTGCGGGTTACTGAGCGAGGTGCAAATCGTGCGGGTTTGGGGGAAATCCTCTCTCTGTTAACTCTGTTACGGGTTTATTCTTCCTAGTTATGGAGTCAGACGGGCATTTTATGGCTTGCATGTGAAGTTCGTGGCTAGTATGGGAAGTATAGGCATAGGAGAAAAGTTGTGGTTCGCCGTTTGCTTGGTAGAAGATCGGGTGTGTCGTGAAATGGGGTTGCATGTCGATTCTTGAAAGCTGTTAGCTTGCTCGTGGATTAGGATGTTTCGTTCGAtgtttgagataaatttctgGTGATCGGTGCTTGCGTAGGTGTTTTGTATGTGTGTTTGAGATTTGAATGACGCTTGCATGAGGCTGGAGGAGTGGAAGAGGCTGAGTTTGTGGAAATCCTATGGCTACTAGTGATCTATCCAAAATCGGGGCTTATCGAGTCACTGGTTTGTTTATTTTGTGCCATCATAAACTTTCCTCCTCGAAAGTTAATCTAAAGATTTTGAGCTATGACATAGAATTTTCGTGAAATTTTCTGAATTAGTATATGCTATAAAAGCGTGATCTCTTTCTGTGGCGGTGTTCTGCATATATGTGCAAACTGGGGGATGTTAGTGTGTTcttcgatttttctgtcatttttggaTAGATTCAGGTCATgctctcttcatgaaagtcgtAGAGTTTATCCTCAGgcataacatactaaaatttggtaacAATTGGTTGAGTTTTGAGTATTGAAATGCCTTTTCTTCTGTGTGTGGCAGTTCTAGAAAAATTTTACAGGTTTATAGGTTAAATCGGCGACTTTCTGCTTTATGTACAATGAGAAATAGGCCTGGCGTCCTTCATGGAAAAcgtttatcaatatcttttctataaaatgttgaaattttgtaattttcgaAGTGATTTACTATTGTTTTGACTCCAATATTCCAAACTGCACAAATCTGTCCACTTTCTGCTTTAATCCGATTTTTgcaaatatttatagaagattTGCCTGAACTTTATGGCAACACTTTGGTATTCGTACAGCCTTTTTATACATTGTCACTTGATATATTTCTGTTTTACATGTGATGAAGTGTCATTGAATTGTGGATGATCGAGTATTTTGTGTGATGGATGGAGTACATTATGAAGTCATGTATGTGTCCACTTGAGGGTTGGTTTACCGAGTGTTTGAGGGTACTAAATTGATGAGCATGCTGCTGTCGCGACTAGTCTAAGATGTGGATGTGTGAATTGTGTGAAATAAACTAAGTATAAAAGGTTTCCATTGACTTTGCAATACCGGTGATGCCCCTAGGAGTGGGATGTCCATGTTGTGTGATCATAGATATCTCGGCTTATGATACCGAGACTTCTCGGAGTGAGATATGTTTATTATGTGACTGGGATGCCTCAGCTGTGTGATACCGAAATGCCTCGAAATGGGATGCCCATGGTGGAAATTCCATGGAAGTCTAGACAAGTGAACTAGAAATAACTTGATTAGACTGGCTAGTGATTCGGTGAAAATTCGATTTAAGGGTGGATATTGAAACATACGATGAATTAAATACATTTGGCATGTGAGTTCGTGTGTGGTTTGCATCTTATGTTGGCTTGGAGAGTTCGTGTTTATTTTTGTGCTTTGTTTGGGGTGTGTACAAATGTGATAATGTGTGATAACGGAGTGAATTATGTGATCGTATGTTCTAGTCCTTGTATGCTGTTTCATTGTTGGATCATGCATTTTCTTATTGACTAATGGATTGCCTAGTTTAGAGTCCTATTATTTCTTTACTGGGCATTGCTCATtcctttacctttttcaaatcATTAGAATGGATGTCCCTCCTATTGCACGGTACAGGGTCATCGCTTACATTGATGTTTCATTCCATGATGTCTTCAACCCCGATATTGACCCGACCTACACACGATATGAAGCCACCTTGTGGATGGATGATGGGCATACTGACCGGATACCTATGCGATTCGTGGCATGGTTCATTAATCACAAGGGAGAATTGTTTGGGCCTCTTCGTTTCAGAGTTGATGGTGCTTGTGCAAGCGCGGGTGCTTAGAGCACTTAGGGTGTGTAGGAGCTGGTTTTTTGTTGGGAGACATGGGATAGTTCGCCGGATAGAGAAGCGAGGTTCCTTTTGACTCTCTTCCTAGTCTTTTGATGCATACACTTTTGGTTTACAACATGTAAATATTCTATATGTATGCGTAATACAATATAAACTTCTCATGTCAATGTAAATAAGACAGGACGTGAGATGAAAGTAATGGAATGGTGCTACTTTTATAATGAATTGTGCTTGTTTGAATAAGATTAAGATAGGAGATATGTGATGATGTGACTATGCCTTAGAAGATTCCATTTTCTTCTAATATTCATGTTATACATATTATTCATTAAGAGTGGAATGCCTCTCGTGCATTTGCTGTTTAAACCTGGTCCTGTTAATATACTGTCATTTAGTTTCTCTTGCGATTAGGAAAGCCAAGCTACTAGGACGTCACAGAAACATTGCAAAGGTCACTGACCGTGACAAAGAAGAGACCATGACTAATACGAGGATGAGGCCCAACCTCAAGTAACCTCGGCTGACGTTAAGCACGAGCCTCAAACTCAATCAACCCTAGCTCTAGGGTTTTGAGGCCAGCGACCTAGGATCCAAGGTCACTAGCCCCAGATCCCAAGTCTAGAGTGCTGGACCACAAactagatagagagagagagatagagggaTATGATGGTTATTCGACGCTCCAACATTGAACCATGATAGAGTTTAAGGGTTGGCCTTTAATTGTGAAGTCCACTTATGATAAAACTGCTATCGATGGGTAACGGTGATTGATGCACTCCCACTCATTCACTCATATGTCTATGGATCTTTGACGATTTTATTTAGCAGAAGCGAAAAAAGGCCTTCCTTTcctacattttttcttttcttgtcaatTTTATACTTATTATCCTATCTTGCTTAATCCTACCTCGTTGGTAAGATTATTATATCCCGATTATacccaaagaaattcaaaattcaagtaACCCAAATGCCAAATGCTAGATACGATAACTTTATATCCTTTCTAGATTTATATCTAGTCTATTAATCATAGCCTAAATGGATATTTTGAAGCTTGTAAGTCTTTATAAATAGATCAAAGTGATCGGTGAAGTTGGCGGGCTCGTGaactctctctctatatatatatttgaatttccttaCTTTCCTTTGTACAAATAGAGTGATTTCTGATCGTAAATCTTTGCGCTAAGAGTTGGTATTTGTAACTTTTAAAGAGGGTGATATATAGAGTTGTGAAAATCGGTCGAGTTCGCATGGGCAACTCCTGAAACTTCAAGTAGAAGGAACATCTTAACATAAAACAATAACATTTCAAAAATTACGTAATGATGTCTAGCCTTATTGAAACTGTTAAAGAGTTGAGAAAGCCGGCGGAATCGACCAATTAGAAGGCCGAGCCACCATAAGCCGATTTGCATCTCTTATCGTTGACCTCTATCAATTtctatttaatagaaaatgaataCCTAAATTTGATCACGCCATGCTTGAGCTGGAGAAGACATGGAGCAAAATGCGTAGAAAAGAATGGAGATTATTTTAATGGAATGGAGGCGTGGAAGCGGATGGACTGGAGGAGGAGACGGCAGTTTCTGAAGTCACCGTTGGCCCCTTAGGAGCAAGCATTGACTTCGGGAGTGCGAGACGTAAAGGATGAAGATCCTGTTGACCGGCGCCACCGGTTTCCTCGGCGGGAAGCTGTGCGCCGCTCTCCTGGCCGACGGCCACTCCGTCCGCGCCCTCGTGCGCCCCACCAGCGACCTCTCCTCCCTCCCCCGCCCCGCCGCCCACGGCGGCGGCGCCCTCGACCTCGCGTACGGCGACGTCACCGACGCCCGCTCCGTcctcgacgccgccgccggctGCCACGCCATCTTccacgccgccgccgtcgtcgagcCCTGGCTCCCCGATCCTTCCAAGTTCATCTCGGTGAGCAGACGGATCTCGAAACCGGCGAAACCCGCCGCCGCTTGGGTTCCGCGTTCCGCGAGTTCTCGTTCGAATGAAGTGGGTTTGTGGGATTTTGCCAGGTCAACGTGGGAGGCTTGAAGAACGTGCTGCAAGCGGCGAGAGAGACGAAGTCCGTCGAGAAGATCGTGTACACGTCGTCGTTCTTCGCGCTCGGACCGACGGACGGGCACGTCGCCGACGAGAGTCAGGTATTGCTTCCTCCTCGATTCGATTGGATTCTGCGATCTGGGTTTTCAGGAAGTGCCCATTTTTTTCGTAACCCAATTGGCGATTTGCTAGCATCAGAGTTCGTGTTTGCGATCGCAGGTCCATCACGAGCAGTTCTTCTGTACGGAGTACGAGAAATCGAAGCTCGCCGCAGATCATGTCGCCCGGCGAGCGGCATCTGAGGGGTTGCCAATAGTGATGGTTTATCCAGGAGTCATTTACGGCCCCGGCAAGGTCACGACTGGCAATATCGTTGCACAAATGGTAGAGTGAAACCTCTTTGGCCTGATCTCTGTCATGTGGAGAGTTAAATTGACTGTGCTAATTGATTTTGGTCCATAGTATTGATGATGATAAATGGAGTATTTTGTCGACGTTTTAGGTCCAGGAGCTGGTTAGCCATCGGTCTTCGAATTCAGTAGCTGAATTGACCAGATGCCAGTGTGATTATGGTTTGTTTTGGGGAAGAGAATTTAGTTCTTGGTAGGCTTCATAGTTAGTCTGATATAGGTTCTTAAGCCAATGATGTTAATCT
The window above is part of the Eucalyptus grandis isolate ANBG69807.140 chromosome 6, ASM1654582v1, whole genome shotgun sequence genome. Proteins encoded here:
- the LOC104449340 gene encoding putative dihydroflavonol 4-reductase, which gives rise to MKILLTGATGFLGGKLCAALLADGHSVRALVRPTSDLSSLPRPAAHGGGALDLAYGDVTDARSVLDAAAGCHAIFHAAAVVEPWLPDPSKFISVNVGGLKNVLQAARETKSVEKIVYTSSFFALGPTDGHVADESQVHHEQFFCTEYEKSKLAADHVARRAASEGLPIVMVYPGVIYGPGKVTTGNIVAQMLIERFSGRLPGYMGYGSDKFSFSHVEDVVQGHIAAMHRGQPGERYLLTGENASFMHVFDMAAVITGTKRPSFHIPLLMVDMYGWVSVFFSRITGKLPLVSPPTVQVLRHQWAYSCDKAKVELDYKPRSLREGLEEMIPWLKNLGQIKY